A single window of Nakaseomyces glabratus chromosome G, complete sequence DNA harbors:
- the TMN3 gene encoding Tmn3p (CAGL0G03487g~Ortholog(s) have role in cellular copper ion homeostasis, cellular response to drug, invasive growth in response to glucose limitation, pseudohyphal growth, vacuolar transport and COPI-coated vesicle, Golgi apparatus localization): MTTSRPANRMKSAVSMLLLLALVASLIKFCFWIIPSVLSAITLNYNSHGWVNPNLYKIGDHVELIVNKVESDLTQLPYAYYDLPFICPPTKEKKPLHLSLDEIFRGDRKWQSDYKLSFGIDSPCEILCARKTKKEGMIKAKELVQQGYVTQWLIDESLPAATTFISSTNHNKYYAAGFPVGYVDDRTGKTFLNNHVMLVIRYHPVSEEEFTIVGFEVYPKSVSDYHCPGANKNHDKYEIIVPEKDDELTFIPFTYSVYWREEFEVDWNHRWNYFLNNGELSNSKANQFHWMSFLNSVGIASMTTTIVSIILLKIFSKKERESRNINTSTNLGQDNEDDNDDKISGSVFVNAKTWITVGKIPYWKALICLTSMGIQFSFTILGSLIISCSLSKLHNIRFTVLTMSLICFICGAAISGYIGSRLYIEYQILKGYLRNEVNRTKVYKFSVVCGSSLPGLLMVISFSLNCIILAHDSTNALPFKTEVFLVSIYFVTCIPLSLLGGVLALNCKVDSYNTLKRITSLRRNTISRKSRSDFTKKVSLYQRLVFDIKHDSFTTFGALAGGFFSFIIIWVELQYVYKSVWLEKTSFYYYYGFLLANILILSIVTIEIAIIGCYVMLKAKNDRYLRHTWGWKSFLMGSSCAWYMELYSLYYIFFVLNMQGFSSIFISVCYSLLFNGMCGWALGSLSYLTSYMLVTQIYKVDLQI, translated from the coding sequence ATGACTACTTCGCGGCCTGCTAATCGCATGAAAAGTGCGGTTTCCATGCTATTGCTTCTGGCTCTTGTAGCTTCTCTAATaaagttttgtttttggatAATACCGTCAGTATTGTCAGCGATTACTTTAAACTATAACTCACATGGTTGGGTAAACCCTAATCTATACAAAATAGGAGACCATGTCGAACTTATAGTTAATAAAGTTGAATCTGACCTTACTCAATTGCCTTACGCTTATTATGATTTGCCTTTCATTTGTCCTCCaaccaaagaaaagaaacctTTACATCTATCCCTAGATGAGATATTCCGTGGTGATAGAAAATGGCAAAGTGACTATAAGTTGTCGTTTGGAATTGACAGTCCTTGTGAGATATTATGTGCCagaaagacaaagaagGAGGGTATGATAAAAGCAAAAGAACTTGTTCAACAGGGCTATGTGACCCAATGGCTTATTGATGAAAGCTTACCAGCTGCAACTACTTTCATTTCTAGTACAAACCACAATAAATACTACGCTGCAGGTTTTCCAGTAGGATACGTAGACGACCGTACTGGTAAGACATTTTTGAACAACCATGTTATGTTAGTGATCAGATACCACCCTGTATCTGAGGAAGAATTTACAATAGTGGGATTTGAAGTGTATCCTAAATCGGTTAGTGACTATCACTGCCCAGGTGCCAATAAAAACCATGATAAATATGAAATAATTGTTCCAGAGAAGGATGATGAGTTAACGTTTATACCTTTCACCTACTCTGTTTATTGGAGGGAAGAATTTGAAGTTGATTGGAATCATCGCtggaattattttttgaacaATGGTGAATTATCCAATTCAAAAGCAAACCAATTTCATTGGATGAGCTTTTTGAATTCGGTAGGAATCGCGTCAATGACCACTACGATTGTATCAATAATCTTATTGAAGATATTCAGCAAAAAGGAACGGGAAAGTCGTAATATAAATACTTCAACAAATTTAGGTCAggacaatgaagatgataatgatgataaaaTATCTGGCTCTGTATTTGTTAATGCCAAGACTTGGATAACTGTGGGGAAGATTCCATATTGGAAAGCTCTAATATGTCTAACTTCTATGGGTATCCAATTCTCATTTACAATCCTAGGCTCTTTAATTATCTCCTGCTCTTTGAGTAAACTTCATAATATCAGATTCACTGTGCTAACCATGTCCCTGATTTGTTTTATCTGTGGGGCTGCTATATCTGGGTATATTGGATCTAGACTTTACAttgaatatcaaattttaaagGGATATCTAAGAAATGAAGTGAACAGAACCAAAGTCTACAAGTTTTCAGTAGTTTGTGGATCTTCTCTTCCAGGTCTATTGATGGTAATCTCCTTCTCATTGAATTGCATAATTTTGGCACACGACTCTACTAATGCATTACCATTCAAGACTGAGGTATTCCTTGtatctatatattttgtgaCATGCATTCCATTAAGTCTCTTGGGAGGTGTACTGGCTTTAAATTGTAAGGTTGACAGTTACAACacattgaaaagaattacCTCATTAAGGAGGAACACTATTTCAAGGAAATCTAGGAGTGATTTTACTAAAAAAGTCTCCTTATATCAAAGACTTGTTTTTGACATCAAACATGATTCTTTCACTACTTTTGGCGCCTTAGCGGGTGGgtttttctctttcatcaTTATTTGGGTTGAATTGCAGTATGTTTATAAATCAGTATGGTTAGAGAAGACCAGCttttactattattatgGATTTTTACTTgcaaatattttgatacTTTCCATTGTTACCATTGAAATTGCAATTATTGGCTGTTACGTTATGCTAAAAGCTAAAAATGATAGATATCTACGTCACACCTGGGGATGGAAGAGTTTTTTAATGGGTAGTAGTTGTGCCTGGTATATGGAATTATATTCTCTTTACTACATCTTTTTTGTGTTAAACATGCAAGGGTTCTCATCTATATTCATTTCTGTTTGTTACAGTCTTCTATTTAACGGTATGTGTGGCTGGGCATTAGGCTCCTTGAGTTATCTAACCAGTTATATGCTTGTCACACAAATCTATAAAGTAGACCTTCAGATATAA
- the LSM4 gene encoding U6 snRNA complex subunit LSM4 (CAGL0G03465g~Ortholog(s) have U6 snRNA binding activity and role in cytoplasmic mRNA processing body assembly, mRNA splicing, via spliceosome), whose product MLPLYLLTNAKGQQMRIELKNGDIVEGELTNVDNWMNLTLANVNEYKGSENNTNLPQVKVVKSKEIYVRGVYIKYITLQDDIIEKVKQQINNNNNNNNNRKFNNRNHQNNYGYRRNNTGGNYNNGNNNNNNNNNNNNRRNYNNRRYYNNQNQNQNQNQSQGQSQGQKNQQFE is encoded by the coding sequence ATGCTACCACTTTACTTGTTAACTAATGCCAAGGGACAGCAGATGCGTATAGAGCTGAAGAATGGTGATATAGTGGAGGGTGAGCTGACTAATGTGGATAATTGGATGAATCTGACTCTTGCCAATGTGAATGAATACAAAGGTAGTGAGAACAACACAAACTTGCCTCAAGTTAAAGTTGTTAAGTCTAAAGAAATCTACGTCAGGGGTgtttatataaaatatatcacACTTCAAGATGATATCATAGAGAAGGTCAAGCAACaaatcaacaacaataataataataacaataatagaAAGTTTAACAACAGAAATCATCAAAACAACTACGGATATAGGAGGAATAACACTGGTGGTAATTACAACAATggcaacaacaacaataataataataacaataataataacaggAGAAACTACAACAACCGTCGCTACTACAACaaccaaaaccaaaaccaaaaccaaaaccaaAGCCAAGGTCAAAGTCAGGGTCAAAAGAATCAACAATTTGAGTAG
- the KAP123 gene encoding karyopherin KAP123 (CAGL0G03443g~Ortholog(s) have nuclear localization sequence binding, protein transporter activity and role in NLS-bearing protein import into nucleus, regulation of pseudohyphal growth, ribosomal protein import into nucleus), with protein MDQQFISQLEQALAAVTQPNSAGLKEATKTLQKQFYTQPNSVAALVHILHHSNDDALKQLAGVEVRKLIPKHWASIDVATKNGIKETVLQYAFSEQKEIIRHSNARVIAVIGSEEMSDNQWPELIPNLVQAAAGEDSKTRETAVFILLSLLEDFDSSLVSYIDDFLTLFSQTINDTTSLETRSLSAQALNHVSALIEEQEEINPQQAARFAAMIPSVVSVLEAVIKADDVPNTKQIFNCLNDFLLLDSQLTGNAIVDLIKLALQVAINTEIDEDVRVYATQFIISALSCRKSKIIQAKLGPEITLTALKIAAEEIDVQDELNNEDEAGENEENTPSMVAIRLLAFASTELPPSQVAAVIIEHLPTMLNSQNVFERRAILLAISVVVTGSPDYILSQFDKVIPATISGLKDNEQVVKLAALKCVHNLTTDLQDEVAKFHEDYLPLIIDIIDNAGTVVIYNYATVALDGILEFIAYEAIAKYLEPLMNKLFHMLSTSNSSKLKCAVVSAIGSAAFAAGLAFVPYFKTSVQYLEQFIQNCSQIEGMSEDDIELRANTFENISTMARAVRSENFAPFAEPLVNSAYEAIKTDSARLRESGYAFIANLAKVYGENFSPFLETILPEIFKTLELDEYQFNFDGDADELAALADGATEEELQSKFTVNTGISYEKEVAAAALSELALGTKEHFLPYVEQSLKVLNQQVDESYGLRESALNTIWNIIKAVLLASKVQQDEYPKGFPAASYVDPSVLAVIQTARETTLSYLENEFETSMVITILEDFANMIKLFGPIIIMDNGNSSHLENLCLQVSSVLENKHTCQVADLEEDIPRDEDLDASETEATLLDVALEVLVSLAVALGPDFAKVFEPFKTTLLTLCQSKSKNKRSSAVGAASEIALGMKEQNPYIHEMLEALVIRLTSDKSLEVRGNAAYGVGLLCEYAPFDVSQVYEHVLKALYQLLSVADEKAADDDEATREIIDRAFANASGCVARMALKHQNLIPLEQTLPALLSHLPLKTGFEEYDPIFKLIMQLYESNNEVISGLTPNVVELFGHVFTMENERLKLERESTLGREENMERLRQFQSEDVRVKVVELLKYLNSKYNGVVAQNQVLAPVIA; from the coding sequence atggatCAACAATTCATCTCTCAACTAGAGCAGGCTTTGGCTGCTGTTACTCAACCAAACTCTGCTGGTTTGAAAGAGGCCACCAAGACATTGCAAAAGCAATTCTATACACAGCCAAATAGTGTTGCCGCTTTGGTACACATTCTACATCACAGCAACGATGATGCTTTGAAACAACTAGCTGGTGTTGAGGTTAGAAAACTGATTCCAAAGCACTGGGCTTCTATTGATGTGGCTACCAAGAATGGTATCAAGGAAACCGTGTTGCAATATGCTTTCAGTGAACAAAAGGAAATTATTCGTCATTCCAATGCTCGTGTTATTGCCGTTATCGGTAGTGAAGAGATGAGTGACAACCAATGGCCTGAGTTGATTCCAAACTTGGTGCAAGCTGCTGCCGGCGAGGACTCAAAGACTAGAGAAACTGcagttttcattttgttgTCCTTGTTGGAAGATTTTGACTCCAGTTTAGTCAGTTACATAGATGACTTCTTGACCCTATTCTCTCAAACCATCAATGATACTACCTCTTTGGAAACAAGATCTCTATCTGCACAAGCTTTGAATCATGTCTCTGCTTTGATcgaagaacaagaagaaatcaacCCACAACAAGCTGCCAGATTTGCCGCTATGATTCCATCTGTGGTCTCTGTTTTGGAAGCTGTTATCAAAGCCGATGATGTTCCAAACACTAAGCAAATCTTCAACTGTTTGAACGATTTCCTGCTATTGGACTCGCAACTTACTGGTAACGCCATCGTTGATCTAATCAAGTTGGCTTTGCAAGTTGCCATCAACACAGAAATCGATGAAGATGTTAGAGTTTATGCTACCCAATTCATCATCTCAGCTTTGTCTTGTAGAAAGTCCAAGATTATTCAAGCTAAGCTAGGCCCTGAGATTACTTTGACTGCTTTGAAGATTGCTgctgaagaaattgatgttCAAGATGAATTAAACAACGAGGATGAAGCTGGtgaaaatgaagagaaCACCCCATCAATGGTTGCTATCAGACTATTGGCTTTTGCTTCCACTGAATTACCTCCATCTCAAGTTGCAGCTGTCATCATAGAGCACTTGCCAACTATGTTAAACTCTCAAAACGTTTTCGAGAGAAGAGCTATCTTGTTGGCTATCTCCGTCGTTGTTACTGGTTCTCCAGACTACATCTTGTCTCAATTTGACAAGGTTATCCCAGCTACTATTAGTGGTTTGAAAGACAATGAACAAGTCGTCAAGTTGGCTGCATTGAAGTGTGTTCACAACTTGACCACTGATTTGCAAGACGAAGTTGCCAAGTTCCATGAGGACTACTTACCATTAATTATTGACATAATCGACAATGCTGGTACTGTTGTTATCTACAACTACGCAACTGTTGCCCTAGATGGTATCTTAGAATTCATTGCTTATGAAGCTATTGCCAAGTACTTGGAACCATTAATGAACAAGTTATTCCACATGCTGTCCACAAGCAACTCTTCCAAGCTAAAGTGTGCCGTCGTATCCGCAATTGGTTCTGCAGCTTTTGCTGCCGGTTTGGCCTTCGTTCCATACTTCAAGACCAGCGTCCAATACTTGGAACAATTCATCCAAAACTGTTCCCAAATTGAAGGTATGAGCGAAGATGATATCGAACTAAGAGCTAACACCTTCGAGAACATTTCCACTATGGCTAGAGCTGTTAGATCTGAAAACTTCGCTCCATTTGCTGAACCATTGGTCAACTCCGCTTACGAAGCTATCAAGACTGACTCTGCTAGATTAAGAGAATCTGGTTACGCTTTCATTGCTAACTTGGCTAAGGTTTATGGTGAAAACTTTTCCCCATTCTTGGAAACTATTCTACCAGAAATCTTTAAGACTTTAGAGTTGGACGAATACCAATTCAACTTCGATGGTGACGCCGACGAATTGGCTGCTCTAGCTGATGGTGCCACCGAAGAAGAGCTACAAAGCAAGTTTACAGTCAACACCGGTATCTCTTACGAAAAGGAAGTTGCTGCCGCTGCTCTTTCTGAGCTAGCTTTGGGTACTAAGGAGCATTTCTTGCCATATGTCGAACAGTCCTTGAAGGTTTTGAACCAACAAGTTGACGAGTCCTATGGTCTAAGAGAATCAGCCTTGAACACCATTTGGAACATTATCAAGGCTGTTCTACTAGCCTCCAAGGTCCAACAAGACGAATATCCAAAGGGTTTCCCAGCTGCCTCATATGTTGACCCAAGTGTTCTAGCTGTCATCCAAACCGCCAGAGAGACCACATTGAGCTACTTAGAGAACGAGTTTGAGACCTCTATGGTTATCACTATCCTAGAAGATTTTGCCAACATGATCAAGTTGTTTGGCCCTATCATTATTATGGACAACGGTAACTCTTCCCACTTAGAAAACTTGTGCTTGCAAGTTTCTAGTGTTCTAGAGAACAAACACACATGTCAAGTTGCGGACCTCGAAGAAGACATTCCAAGAGATGAAGATCTAGACGCTTCTGAAACCGAGGCTACCTTATTAGACGTTGCCCTTGAAGTTCTAGTATCTCTAGCTGTGGCTCTTGGTCCAGACTTTGCCAAGGTCTTTGAACCTTTCAAGACCACTTTGTTGACTCTATGTCAATCCAAGtccaagaacaagagaTCTTCTGCTGTCGGTGCTGCTTCTGAGATCGCGCTAGGTATGAAGGAGCAAAATCCATACATCCATGAGATGCTAGAGGCTCTTGTGATCAGACTGACCTCCGACAAGTCCCTAGAAGTCAGAGGTAACGCCGCCTACGGTGTTGGTCTACTGTGCGAGTACGCTCCATTTGACGTCTCTCAGGTCTACGAGCATGTCTTGAAGGCTCTATACCAACTACTGAGTGTCGCTGACGAGAAGGCTGCTGACGACGACGAGGCCACCAGGGAGATCATCGACCGTGCCTTCGCCAACGCCAGTGGTTGTGTCGCCAGAATGGCTTTGAAGCACCAGAACCTGATCCCTCTGGAGCAAACTTTGCCAGCATTGCTGTCCCACTTGCCATTGAAGACTGGTTTCGAAGAGTACGACCCGATCTTCAAGCTCATCATGCAGCTGTACGAGTCCAACAACGAGGTCATCTCTGGCTTGACACCAAACGTCGTCGAGCTGTTCGGCCACGTCTTCACCATGGAGAACGAGAGGTTGAAGCTAGAGCGCGAGTCTACACTGGGCAGAGAGGAGAACATGGAGAGACTAAGGCAATTCCAGTCCGAGGACGTGCGCGTCAAGGTAGTCGAGCTGCTGAAATACCTGAACAGCAAGTACAACGGCGTCGTCGCCCAAAACCAAGTGCTAGCACCAGTGATCGCCTGA
- the FLO8 gene encoding FLO8 (CAGL0G03421g~Protein of unknown function): MFNSQSKPELNRYILDFFRKCNLSGTAESFEKESDVEVEEVVDTPQGFLYEWWQVFWDIFNTTTNRGGSETAQSYFKLVLQQQRQEHIYRSLAIHAARMQHIAEQRGDYDNEETDPMLFAMMLANMNSNPQREATQSSPSKQQQQQQQQQNTQPQPQPQSQSQSQQFQYQKQQQAMPLDYNQMMMMTMMMPEYANMFNPSVASSQAQQPSPNTENQDRNSAGKNTRPASHIDPSAYQYSNDTNSPNMASPCNTTHKSSIDSISRTEAGTATVTATPATLKSSDPRPSSNVKDAPTPQHMGTNEAEPARRQDPAMWNSMNPQMYMPFAPGMFMMNPQQLQFYMEMQKRAQLSQNFDFTKQAHLNGRNPAFGSPEQMMMAQMMSSPMFDMSMMNGFQMPPMSAMGQLPMTGQIPSWYMQGAPFFNGSPTMEQFNSMMLNGKTPQAANAFSSMAQTMNMQSSPSPKNMGKTKMNRNSSSPEDAPTPQQGKAQTLQKSQVQPQLKRTRSSSQRSPDVPMAKAREISTHGSPNIDEDHALSKYSNNSLSEGTPGTSKVVGTNSPAYHGASDIHSSTSRGTSPDSNNAATPLTGASRSAKSSSVRSKSKTPATQPPKKKRKPASQGVTTPKTMVVTPVLTSSVNQNGTPVPTTIGDEQDLKDDMYDHPSVGNTSIASKKSTISPRDEMSSESNQTPLTGSLPTPLESAGAMKLKRLAKSVSAGVSPNVMQSPTSRSVASETNSPRSSQNTRKISRRKSTPMLHEHESSDPTTIRKAISNVSTSFAEENLNHLTPPNSMNFNGISVMNYTNKPALSSPLSTVPESCFGNDDHDAPQKDTNTDNQVSKMKSHSQTPSSFTKFQDNNADNAFDSNINSHASTNSNDHIQSQMSPIDFIPKNDGFHASPDSNKHYSNSNSHSDINSLANNDSKIDFGADSNSHMSNSNDSSKISNNLYKFSNQEDLLFFDSMFGDPVVSGEQGSHNSMGSPSKEENAHGHNLENHDGTSDANILLETNDTNFHFMD, translated from the coding sequence ATGTTTAACTCTCAGTCCAAGCCCGAGCTGAATCGGTATATTCTGGACTTCTTTCGGAAGTGCAATCTGTCGGGGACAGCGGAGTCGTTTGAGAAGGAGTCTGATGTTGAGGTCGAGGAGGTGGTGGACACGCCGCAGGGGTTTTTGTATGAGTGGTGGCAGGTGTTCTGGGACATTTTCAACACGACCACCAATCGGGGTGGTTCCGAGACGGCGCAGTCGTATTTCAAGCTCGTGTTGCAGCAACAGAGGCAGGAACACATATATAGGAGTTTAGCGATCCATGCGGCAAGGATGCAGCACATAGCAGAACAGCGCGGCGATTACGACAACGAGGAGACTGACCCGATGCTGTTTGCCATGATGCTCGCGAATATGAACTCGAACCCGCAGCGGGAAGCGACTCAGTCATCACCATCAaagcagcaacagcagcagcagcagcagcaaaaTACACAACCACAACCACAGCCACAATCACAATCACAATCACAACAATTCCAGTaccaaaaacaacaacaggCTATGCCTTTGGACTATAAccagatgatgatgatgactaTGATGATGCCCGAGTATGCGAATATGTTTAACCCTTCTGTTGCAAGTTCACAGGCACAACAGCCATCTCCGAATACGGAGAACCAGGACAGAAACTCTGCTGGCAAGAATACACGCCCTGCTTCTCACATCGACCCTTCTGCATACCAATACTCTAACGACACTAACTCGCCTAACATGGCTTCTCCTTGTAACACTACACACAAAAGCAGCATAGATAGCATCTCTAGGACCGAGGCTGGAACCGCAACCGTTACTGCTACTCCTGCGACACTGAAATCTAGCGATCCACGGCCGTCTTCCAATGTTAAAGATGCACCAACTCCTCAGCACATGGGAACTAATGAAGCAGAACCAGCAAGGAGGCAGGACCCCGCAATGTGGAACTCTATGAACCCACAAATGTATATGCCTTTCGCTCCTGGCATGTTCATGATGAACCCACAACAGTTGCAATTCTACATGGAAATGCAGAAACGCGCACAACTCTCACAAAACTTTGATTTTACTAAGCAAGCACATCTGAACGGCAGAAACCCAGCGTTTGGCAGCCCGGAACAGATGATGATGGCACAGATGATGTCCTCCCCGATGTTTGACATGAGTATGATGAATGGATTCCAGATGCCTCCAATGAGCGCAATGGGTCAATTACCTATGACAGGCCAAATACCGAGTTGGTACATGCAAGGCGCACCTTTCTTTAACGGCTCACCAACCATGGAACAATTCAACAGTATGATGCTCAATGGAAAGACACCACAGGCCGCGAATGCGTTCTCCTCGATGGCTCAGACTATGAATATGCAAAGTTCTCCTAGCCCCAAGAACATGGGCAAGACGAAAATGAATAGAAATAGTAGTAGTCCCGAGGATGCTCCAACACCGCAACAGGGAAAGGCACAAACATTGCAGAAATCGCAAGTTCAACCGCAATTAAAGAGGACGAGATCTTCAAGTCAACGGAGCCCTGATGTCCCAATGGCAAAAGCTCGGGAAATCTCAACTCATGGAAGCCCCAACATAGATGAAGATCACGCTTTGAGCAAATACTCTAACAACTCGTTATCAGAAGGGACGCCTGGCACTTCAAAGGTAGTTGGAACAAATTCACCTGCTTACCATGGCGCTTCAGATATTCATTCTTCTACTAGCAGAGGTACCTCCCCAGACTCCAATAATGCCGCAACTCCTTTGACAGGGGCATCAAGGTCTGCTAAAAGCTCTTCAGTTAGATCGAAATCAAAAACTCCTGCAACACAGCcaccaaagaagaaaagaaagccAGCATCTCAAGGAGTTACTACTCCTAAAACTATGGTTGTTACTCCAGTGCTTACATCCAGTGTAAATCAAAATGGTACTCCTGTACCTACTACTATAGGAGATGAGCAAGATTTGAAAGATGACATGTACGATCATCCATCTGTAGGGAACACATCAATTgcttcaaagaaaagtaCAATTTCTCCAAGAGATGAGATGAGTTCGGAAAGTAATCAAACTCCATTAACGGGCTCTCTACCTACTCCATTAGAAAGTGCTGGAGCCATGAAGTTGAAGAGGCTGGCTAAGTCAGTTTCGGCCGGTGTTTCACCAAATGTGATGCAGTCACCAACTTCAAGAAGTGTAGCAAGTGAAACAAATAGCCCAAGATCTAGTCAGAAcacaagaaaaatatcCAGACGTAAATCAACACCAATGTTGCATGAACATGAAAGTTCAGATCCTACAACTATCAGAAAAGCTATTTCAAACGTGTCCACTAGTTTTGCAGAGGAAAACCTAAATCATTTGACTCCACCAAATAGCATGAACTTTAATGGTATAAGTGTCATGAATTATACTAACAAACCCGCATTGTCTAGTCCACTTTCGACAGTTCCAGAGAGTTGCTTTGGAAATGATGATCATGATGCTCCGCAAAAGGATACAAATACAGATAACCAAGTATCCAAAATGAAATCACATTCGCAAACACCCTCATCCTTCACCAAGTTCCAGGACAACAATGCAGATAATGCCTTTGACTCTAATATCAATTCACATGCTTCTACTAACTCTAATGATCATATTCAATCTCAAATGTCACCAATTGATTTCATCCCAAAGAATGATGGCTTCCATGCGTCACCAGATTCTAATAAGCATTACTCTAACAGTAACTCGCATTCTGATATCAACTCGTTGGCTAACAATGACTCtaaaattgattttggtgCCGATTCGAACAGCCACATGAGTAATAGTAACGATAGCTctaaaatttcaaataacCTTTACAAATTCTCTAATCAAGAGGATTTATTGTTCTTTGATAGTATGTTCGGTGATCCTGTAGTGTCTGGTGAGCAAGGCAGCCACAATAGCATGGGCTCACCtagtaaagaagaaaatgcaCATGGCCACAATTTGGAAAATCATGATGGTACTTCGGATGCTAATATTCTTCTAGAAACTAATGATAcaaattttcatttcatgGACTAA